A genomic segment from Peribacillus sp. ACCC06369 encodes:
- the purF gene encoding amidophosphoribosyltransferase — protein MDSEMQEKCGVFGVFNHSKAAELTYYGLHALQHRGQESAGIVASDGKSFRNHRGMGLVTQVFSRDILDGLRGNMAIGHVRYSTSGESLLQNAQPLVFKYSEGDLAVAHNGNLVNARIERDVLQQQGSIFQTTTDTEIIAQLIARSSKKHFAESAPDILKRLDGSFALIIMTEKQMLIALDRHGLRPLSLGKIGESIIASSETCALNAVDAKFWREVEPGEWLLIDENGIQTGRFAEKGKVSLCSFEFVYFARPDSVIQGRSVLTIRKELGGILSREHPTQADVVVAVPESSVPAAIGFSQQSGIPYEMGIIKNPYAGRSFIEPTQELRDLAVRLKLSAVQEILEGKRVVLVDDSIVRGTTSKRIVQLIRQAGAKEVHVRISSPMVRNPCFYGVDMPTKEELFANKHEHERAMGKVIGADSLAFLSTDGLLEAVDVDLGETSSRCIACFSGAYPTNI, from the coding sequence TTCATGCACTTCAACACCGTGGTCAGGAGAGTGCAGGAATTGTGGCTAGTGATGGGAAATCATTCAGGAATCACAGGGGAATGGGATTAGTTACCCAAGTATTTTCACGGGACATCCTTGATGGATTAAGGGGAAATATGGCCATTGGTCATGTACGATATTCAACTTCTGGTGAAAGTTTATTGCAAAACGCACAACCTCTCGTTTTTAAATATAGCGAGGGGGACCTGGCTGTTGCTCATAATGGCAACCTCGTAAATGCAAGGATAGAACGGGATGTGTTACAACAGCAGGGAAGCATATTTCAAACAACAACTGATACTGAAATTATTGCTCAATTAATAGCTCGTTCAAGTAAAAAGCATTTCGCAGAAAGCGCACCTGATATTCTTAAACGTCTCGACGGTTCATTTGCCTTGATTATAATGACTGAAAAACAAATGCTAATTGCCCTGGATCGTCATGGGTTACGTCCGCTTAGCCTTGGAAAAATTGGTGAATCAATCATCGCCTCCTCAGAAACATGCGCTTTAAATGCGGTTGATGCTAAGTTCTGGCGGGAAGTTGAACCAGGGGAATGGCTTCTTATAGATGAAAATGGAATCCAAACTGGAAGATTTGCGGAAAAAGGTAAGGTTTCCCTTTGTTCCTTTGAATTTGTCTATTTTGCCCGTCCAGATAGCGTTATTCAAGGAAGAAGTGTCTTAACAATCCGGAAGGAATTAGGTGGAATTCTGTCAAGAGAACATCCGACACAAGCTGATGTTGTCGTTGCAGTTCCCGAATCAAGCGTCCCTGCCGCCATTGGTTTTTCTCAACAATCAGGAATTCCATATGAAATGGGGATTATTAAAAACCCTTATGCTGGTCGTTCATTTATTGAGCCCACGCAAGAATTGCGCGACTTAGCTGTTCGACTGAAATTAAGCGCTGTGCAAGAAATTTTGGAAGGAAAAAGGGTGGTATTAGTCGATGATTCGATTGTTAGGGGAACGACAAGCAAGCGCATTGTCCAATTGATTAGGCAAGCAGGTGCCAAGGAAGTCCATGTAAGAATTAGTTCACCTATGGTTAGAAACCCTTGTTTTTATGGAGTGGATATGCCAACTAAGGAAGAACTATTTGCCAACAAACACGAACACGAACGAGCTATGGGAAAGGTTATCGGGGCAGATTCATTAGCCTTTTTAAGCACCGATGGGTTATTAGAGGCAGTAGATGTAGATCTTGGAGAAACTAGCAGCCGCTGTATAGCCTGTTTTAGTGGTGCTTACCCAACTAATATTTGA
- a CDS encoding anti-repressor SinI family protein, whose product MKKKICRKKIDAEWVNLILEAKSLGFSIQEVRDFIQNEQNLINQLHKN is encoded by the coding sequence GTGAAAAAGAAGATATGCAGAAAAAAAATTGATGCAGAATGGGTTAATTTAATTTTGGAAGCAAAAAGTTTAGGTTTTTCCATTCAAGAAGTGAGAGATTTTATTCAGAACGAACAGAACTTGATTAATCAGCTCCACAAGAATTAG